In Deinococcus aerophilus, one DNA window encodes the following:
- a CDS encoding diguanylate cyclase domain-containing protein, producing the protein MLDGLPVAGPTPRRRNFSLRRAYMLPLLVLGALSIASNALLSAQLGASREDAALVNLTGRQRMLSQRIAWDAAALPSATPAEAARLRADLRISLSRFVQSHERLKDPASGLYRSRDAWEVDRLYAGELNTQVAAFVATAQRVIGAPPATLRSGSPDLTLLQTQARGQLLVSLEEAVKRAERRSEGYMARLNMLAWLRVAVVLSLLALVGGVIVRPLERRNRSLLSGLARERDFARTIVQSMGQGLAVTGRDGRVTHINPALARMLGEGAEKVLGLGLPDLTGHAPEPPEAGLPGAGAAPQTSVEGRSALRRADGSELPVQISTAPLGSNAEEGRVTVITDLSAHEQTERELRGREARYAALAANFPDGAVVLFDRDLRYLIAGGEGLADVGLSRETVEGRQPGEIFPPEINAVVVPDHLAALAGQRSERELTFFGRSYAVQTFPVPDEEGAGGVQFGIAIVRDVTEQVQARQEIEMQSAELTVLAQTADQARRDALTLAELTRRLGQAQTMDELTAQTFAVLAPALEVGWLALIQLQHARSHLLGLHGPVPGEVRARLTGGDGLRAQTLWRAVRQGPQYLEQTDQPLLAAQGVTGVALVPLPRKPQRGEVLLIAARGGLVLSWTARQRTLLEAAAEALCAAWERVALLEDLRRAAEYARALVDISQLIETDDMVETVASRAGAIVARASGVDWLALVVAEGDQARVLTSHSGPRVSRAFTARVTGGLVRGEGILWQVLDRHEALYVEDYAAAPGANDSLIQHGVRAAAWVPLSRVGHQSLLLSAMRMDRQPWHDHDRALFEAAARSVNVALERQAHLRELETAALTDALTTLGNRRAFEAELQEAVAAARRDGAPLTVVMIDLDGLKHFNDTQGHDRGDALLRAFAQALRQSFRNTDRIYRLGGDEYALLLDSTGTPEDFLRRVQQAVTLTRASGFETAGASAGVAGFPVDGTSAPALAKRADERLYAVKQARPGRGQPR; encoded by the coding sequence ATGCTTGATGGCCTGCCTGTCGCCGGACCCACGCCCCGGCGACGGAATTTTTCCCTGCGCCGCGCCTACATGCTGCCGCTGCTCGTGCTCGGAGCGCTGAGCATCGCTTCCAATGCCCTGCTGAGTGCCCAGCTCGGAGCCTCGCGCGAGGACGCGGCGCTCGTCAACCTGACCGGACGTCAGCGCATGCTCTCGCAGCGCATCGCCTGGGACGCGGCGGCGTTGCCGAGCGCCACGCCCGCCGAGGCCGCCAGACTGCGCGCCGATCTGCGAATCAGCCTGAGCCGGTTTGTGCAGAGCCACGAGCGCCTCAAGGACCCGGCCTCGGGCCTGTACCGTTCGCGCGACGCCTGGGAGGTGGACCGGCTGTATGCGGGCGAGCTGAACACGCAGGTGGCGGCGTTCGTGGCAACGGCGCAGCGGGTGATCGGTGCGCCGCCGGCGACCCTCCGCAGTGGCAGTCCCGACCTGACGTTGCTGCAGACCCAGGCGCGCGGCCAGCTGCTCGTCAGCCTGGAGGAGGCGGTCAAGCGGGCCGAGCGCCGCAGCGAGGGCTACATGGCCCGGCTGAACATGCTGGCGTGGTTGCGGGTGGCCGTCGTGCTGAGCCTGCTGGCCCTGGTCGGCGGCGTGATCGTGCGCCCACTGGAACGGCGCAACCGTTCGCTGCTCAGCGGCTTGGCCCGCGAGCGTGATTTTGCCCGCACCATCGTGCAGAGCATGGGCCAGGGACTGGCGGTGACGGGGCGCGACGGCCGGGTGACCCATATCAACCCGGCGCTCGCCCGCATGCTGGGCGAGGGGGCCGAGAAGGTGCTGGGCCTGGGTCTGCCCGACCTCACCGGCCACGCACCGGAGCCCCCGGAAGCCGGCCTGCCCGGGGCTGGCGCTGCCCCGCAGACTTCTGTGGAGGGCCGGAGTGCCCTGCGGCGTGCCGACGGCAGCGAACTGCCGGTACAGATCAGCACCGCCCCACTGGGGTCGAATGCCGAGGAGGGCCGGGTCACGGTCATCACCGACCTGAGTGCCCATGAGCAGACCGAGCGCGAACTGCGCGGCCGCGAGGCGCGCTACGCGGCGCTGGCGGCCAACTTTCCGGACGGCGCGGTGGTGCTCTTTGACCGGGATCTGCGCTACCTGATTGCCGGCGGCGAGGGCCTGGCCGACGTGGGGCTGAGCCGCGAGACGGTCGAGGGCCGGCAGCCCGGCGAGATCTTTCCGCCGGAGATCAATGCCGTGGTGGTGCCCGACCACCTCGCGGCCTTGGCCGGTCAGCGTTCCGAGCGGGAACTGACTTTTTTTGGGCGCAGCTACGCCGTCCAGACCTTTCCGGTGCCGGATGAGGAGGGTGCGGGGGGCGTTCAGTTCGGCATCGCGATCGTGCGCGACGTGACCGAGCAGGTCCAGGCCCGCCAGGAGATCGAGATGCAGTCCGCCGAGCTGACGGTGCTCGCCCAGACGGCGGATCAGGCGCGGCGCGACGCGCTTACGCTGGCCGAGCTGACGCGCCGGCTGGGGCAGGCCCAGACCATGGACGAACTCACGGCCCAGACCTTCGCGGTGCTGGCCCCGGCCCTGGAAGTGGGCTGGCTGGCCCTGATCCAGTTGCAGCACGCCCGCTCCCACCTGCTGGGGCTGCACGGGCCGGTTCCCGGTGAAGTCCGCGCCCGCCTGACTGGGGGCGACGGGCTGCGGGCCCAGACGCTGTGGCGTGCGGTCCGGCAGGGCCCACAGTACCTGGAACAGACCGATCAGCCGCTGCTCGCCGCGCAGGGTGTCACGGGGGTGGCACTCGTGCCGCTGCCGCGCAAGCCGCAGCGAGGAGAGGTCCTGCTGATCGCGGCCCGCGGGGGGCTGGTCCTGTCGTGGACCGCCCGTCAGCGCACCCTGCTCGAGGCGGCGGCAGAGGCGCTGTGCGCCGCGTGGGAACGCGTGGCGCTGCTCGAGGATCTGCGCCGGGCTGCCGAGTACGCCCGCGCCCTGGTGGACATCTCGCAGCTGATTGAGACCGACGACATGGTGGAAACGGTGGCGTCCCGCGCCGGAGCCATCGTGGCGCGCGCCAGCGGGGTGGACTGGCTGGCCCTGGTGGTGGCCGAGGGCGACCAGGCCCGCGTGCTCACCTCCCACAGCGGCCCGCGGGTCAGCCGGGCCTTCACTGCCCGCGTGACGGGAGGTTTGGTGCGCGGCGAGGGCATTCTGTGGCAGGTCCTCGACCGCCACGAAGCCCTGTATGTCGAGGACTATGCCGCCGCACCCGGCGCGAACGACAGCCTGATTCAGCACGGCGTGCGCGCCGCCGCGTGGGTGCCCCTGTCCCGGGTAGGCCACCAGAGCCTGCTGCTCAGCGCCATGCGCATGGACCGGCAGCCGTGGCACGACCACGACCGCGCGCTGTTCGAGGCGGCGGCGCGCAGCGTGAACGTCGCGCTGGAACGTCAGGCGCATCTACGCGAACTGGAGACGGCCGCCCTGACCGACGCCCTGACCACCCTGGGCAACCGGCGCGCCTTCGAGGCCGAACTTCAGGAGGCGGTGGCGGCGGCGCGGCGGGACGGCGCCCCGCTGACGGTGGTCATGATCGACCTTGACGGCCTCAAGCACTTCAACGACACCCAGGGACACGATCGGGGGGACGCCCTGCTGCGGGCCTTCGCGCAGGCGCTGCGTCAGTCGTTCCGGAATACAGACCGCATTTACCGTCTGGGCGGTGACGAGTACGCCCTGTTGCTCGACAGCACCGGAACTCCGGAGGACTTTCTGCGCCGGGTGCAGCAGG
- a CDS encoding branched-chain amino acid aminotransferase — protein MTTTPTTPVDIDWSTLGFSYIRTDLRYLSRWKDGAWDAGTLTEDNVLHISEGSTALHYGQQCFEGLKAYRTKDGSIHIFRPDQNAARMRRSCRRLLMPEISDEQFIGAVKQVVQANERFIPPYGTGGSLYIRPYVIGVGDNIGVRSAPEFLFGVFCLPVGPYFKGGLTPQNFIVSDYDRAAPNGTGAAKVGGNYAASLMPGQQAKQTVIEGRHFADAIYLDPETHTKIEEVGAANFYAVTRDGRFVTPRSPSILASITKYSLLYLAEHRLNMPVEEGDVYIDRLDGYTEAGACGTAAVITPIGGIQYGDEFHVFYSETEAGPVTRRLYDELVGIQYGDVEAPEGWIVKI, from the coding sequence ATGACCACCACCCCCACCACTCCGGTCGACATCGACTGGTCCACCCTGGGTTTCAGCTACATCCGCACCGATCTGCGTTACCTGTCGCGCTGGAAGGACGGTGCCTGGGACGCCGGAACGCTGACCGAGGACAATGTGCTGCACATCTCCGAGGGCAGCACGGCGCTGCACTACGGCCAACAGTGCTTCGAGGGCCTCAAGGCCTACCGCACCAAAGATGGGTCCATCCACATTTTCCGCCCGGACCAGAACGCCGCACGCATGCGCCGCAGCTGCCGCCGCCTGCTGATGCCCGAAATCTCGGACGAGCAGTTCATCGGGGCGGTCAAGCAGGTGGTTCAGGCCAACGAGCGCTTTATCCCGCCCTACGGCACCGGCGGCTCGCTGTACATCCGGCCCTACGTGATCGGCGTGGGGGACAACATCGGGGTGCGCAGCGCCCCCGAGTTCCTGTTCGGCGTGTTTTGCCTGCCGGTCGGCCCCTACTTCAAGGGCGGCCTGACACCCCAGAACTTCATCGTCTCGGACTATGACCGCGCTGCACCCAACGGGACCGGAGCGGCCAAGGTGGGCGGGAACTACGCGGCCAGCCTGATGCCGGGACAGCAGGCCAAGCAGACCGTGATTGAGGGCCGTCACTTCGCCGACGCGATCTACCTGGACCCCGAGACACACACCAAGATCGAGGAGGTCGGCGCTGCCAACTTCTACGCGGTCACCCGCGACGGCCGCTTCGTGACCCCCCGGTCGCCGAGCATCCTCGCGAGCATCACCAAGTACAGCCTGCTGTACCTCGCTGAGCACCGCCTGAATATGCCGGTGGAGGAGGGCGACGTGTACATTGACCGCCTCGACGGGTACACCGAGGCGGGCGCGTGCGGCACCGCCGCCGTCATCACGCCCATCGGCGGCATTCAGTACGGCGACGAGTTTCACGTCTTCTACAGCGAGACCGAGGCCGGCCCCGTGACCCGCCGCCTGTACGACGAACTGGTGGGCATCCAGTACGGGGACGTCGAGGCCCCGGAGGGCTGGATCGTGAAGATTTGA
- the hisH gene encoding imidazole glycerol phosphate synthase subunit HisH, translating into MKPAEVLLLDYGAGNVRSAAKALERAGMAVRVSADPADVEHASALVVPGQGHFRQVMEAFDSSGFHGPVTQAARGGVPLLGICVGMQMLLSASEEAPDVPGLDLVPGTVRRFEVSPGHKVPQMGWNALEPVGDSPLLRGLSGPAYAYFVHSYYVPADVVVQDGALGEYGVPFWAAFSVNNLHATQFHPEKSGAVGLALLERFRRNVLAG; encoded by the coding sequence GTGAAGCCGGCCGAAGTGCTGCTGCTCGACTACGGGGCGGGCAATGTCCGCAGCGCGGCCAAAGCGCTGGAACGCGCCGGGATGGCGGTGCGGGTCTCCGCCGATCCGGCCGATGTGGAGCACGCCTCCGCATTGGTGGTGCCGGGGCAGGGCCATTTCCGGCAGGTGATGGAGGCCTTCGATTCCAGCGGGTTTCACGGTCCGGTCACGCAGGCGGCGCGCGGCGGCGTGCCCCTGCTGGGTATCTGCGTGGGGATGCAGATGCTGCTCTCGGCCTCCGAGGAGGCGCCGGACGTCCCGGGGCTGGATCTGGTGCCCGGTACGGTCCGCAGGTTTGAGGTCTCGCCGGGGCATAAGGTGCCGCAGATGGGCTGGAACGCGCTGGAACCGGTGGGCGACTCGCCGCTGCTGCGCGGATTGAGTGGCCCGGCCTACGCCTACTTCGTCCACTCGTATTACGTGCCTGCCGACGTGGTGGTGCAGGACGGTGCGCTGGGCGAGTACGGCGTGCCGTTCTGGGCCGCCTTCAGCGTGAACAACCTGCACGCCACACAGTTCCACCCGGAAAAGAGCGGTGCGGTGGGCTTGGCGCTGCTGGAACGCTTCCGCAGGAACGTGCTGGCGGGCTGA
- the hisB gene encoding imidazoleglycerol-phosphate dehydratase HisB, with translation MSRTATLTRTTAETDITVRLDLDSSAHDAPHSGHGFFDHMLDALARHSRLGLSVRATGDLHIEPHHLIEDTGITLGQALAQALGDRKGIERYGSAFVPMDETLAHVVVDLSGRAHLAFEPERLEVWGEAGGMTHYHLREFLRGFCNHGGVTLHVRLLAGREAHHVIEAVVKALARALRDAVAVTSAEMPSTKGSL, from the coding sequence ATGAGCCGCACGGCCACCCTGACCCGTACCACCGCCGAGACCGACATCACGGTTCGTCTCGATCTCGATTCGTCTGCCCATGACGCTCCGCACAGCGGCCACGGCTTCTTTGACCACATGCTCGACGCCCTGGCCCGGCACAGCCGTCTGGGCCTCAGCGTGCGGGCGACCGGCGACCTGCACATCGAGCCGCACCACCTGATTGAGGACACCGGGATCACGCTGGGACAGGCGCTGGCCCAGGCGCTGGGCGACCGCAAGGGCATCGAGCGCTACGGCAGCGCCTTCGTGCCCATGGACGAGACCCTGGCGCACGTGGTCGTGGACCTCTCGGGCCGGGCCCACTTGGCCTTTGAGCCGGAGCGGCTGGAGGTCTGGGGCGAGGCGGGGGGCATGACCCACTACCACCTGCGCGAGTTTCTGCGGGGCTTTTGCAACCACGGCGGCGTGACCCTGCATGTGCGGCTGCTGGCCGGACGCGAGGCCCACCACGTCATCGAGGCCGTGGTTAAGGCGCTGGCCCGCGCCCTGCGCGACGCGGTGGCCGTGACCTCCGCCGAGATGCCAAGCACCAAGGGAAGCCTGTGA
- the ddrA gene encoding single-stranded DNA-binding protein DdrA has product MKLSDVQKRLQAPFPSHLVGWKPQSFTKDRSRALMLSYVDARAVQDRLDAICPDAWSFEIEVVTGAAMPTVKGRLTVLGVTREDIGEAGDGALATLKAASSDALKRCAVQFGIGRYLYDLPKQWVDWNDARHEPVTPPELPEWARPDHERSPGGAHLVQAMEQLRYELPEDLDLQREVYKHLKAALGSLHSTHSNHGQAA; this is encoded by the coding sequence ATGAAGCTCAGCGATGTTCAGAAACGACTTCAAGCCCCGTTTCCGTCCCATCTGGTGGGCTGGAAACCCCAGAGCTTCACCAAGGACCGCAGCCGCGCATTGATGCTGTCCTACGTGGATGCCCGCGCCGTGCAGGACCGGCTGGACGCCATCTGTCCGGACGCCTGGAGCTTTGAGATTGAGGTGGTAACCGGGGCCGCCATGCCCACCGTCAAGGGCCGCCTGACCGTGCTGGGCGTGACCCGCGAGGACATCGGTGAGGCCGGAGACGGTGCGCTGGCCACCCTCAAGGCCGCCTCCTCCGACGCCCTGAAGCGCTGCGCCGTGCAGTTCGGCATTGGCCGCTACCTGTATGACCTGCCCAAACAGTGGGTGGACTGGAACGACGCCCGGCACGAGCCGGTCACTCCCCCCGAACTGCCCGAATGGGCCCGGCCTGACCACGAACGCAGCCCCGGCGGCGCACATCTGGTTCAGGCGATGGAGCAGCTGCGCTACGAACTGCCCGAGGATCTGGACCTGCAGCGTGAGGTTTACAAGCACCTCAAGGCTGCCCTGGGCAGCCTGCACTCCACCCACAGCAACCACGGGCAGGCCGCATGA
- a CDS encoding methyltransferase domain-containing protein, which yields MTWNPDQYHRFSEARSAPARDLMAMIPDRSYRQILDLGCGTGEQTRELAGRFPHAQVVGLDSSAEMLARAGAHPAPNLRFEHGKIEDLSGNHDLMYSNAALQWLPDHPALLARLWGHLRPGGVLAVQVPANHDHASHRLLSETAEDFSAQLGGSTRFGTAQGASPVLTPAAYAELLDALGATEVTALSKVYPVVLSGAEGLLEWTRGTALVPYLSRLGAEDGRRFTGAYLARLKEVFPGERVYYAFTRVLFVAQRT from the coding sequence ATGACCTGGAATCCCGACCAGTACCACCGCTTCAGTGAAGCCCGCAGCGCTCCGGCCCGCGACCTGATGGCGATGATTCCCGACCGTTCCTACCGGCAGATTCTCGACCTGGGATGCGGAACGGGAGAACAGACACGAGAACTCGCCGGTCGCTTTCCGCACGCCCAGGTCGTGGGACTGGACAGCAGCGCCGAGATGCTCGCACGGGCCGGGGCACATCCTGCGCCCAACCTCCGCTTCGAGCACGGAAAGATAGAGGACCTGAGCGGCAACCACGACCTGATGTACTCCAACGCCGCGCTGCAGTGGCTGCCCGACCACCCGGCGCTGCTCGCCCGGCTGTGGGGACATCTGCGGCCCGGCGGCGTGCTGGCCGTGCAGGTGCCCGCCAACCACGACCACGCCAGCCACCGGCTGCTGTCTGAGACGGCCGAGGACTTCAGCGCACAGCTGGGCGGCTCCACCCGGTTCGGAACGGCGCAGGGCGCCTCGCCGGTGCTGACACCCGCCGCCTATGCCGAGCTGCTCGACGCGCTGGGGGCAACCGAGGTCACGGCCCTCAGCAAGGTCTACCCGGTGGTGTTGAGCGGGGCAGAAGGCCTGCTGGAATGGACGCGCGGCACGGCGCTGGTGCCCTACCTCTCGCGGCTGGGGGCCGAGGACGGGCGGCGCTTTACCGGCGCCTACCTCGCCCGCCTGAAAGAGGTCTTTCCGGGCGAGCGGGTGTACTACGCCTTTACGCGGGTGCTGTTCGTGGCGCAGCGGACCTAG
- a CDS encoding nitric oxide synthase oxygenase, whose translation MPASPLLEQAEDFLRLYHREVGYAGGQDGLEARLETARSELTRTGHYTLTPGELTHGARVAWRNSARCVGRLPWRALEVRDLRHATHPDEVFAQLLAHLHGAFNGGRIRPVISVFGPGVRIHNPQLIRYAGYPRPDGGVVGDPENVALTDHLRRLGWGGGPGSPFDVLPLAIEAGGEVQLYDLPAEAIHEVPLTHPDCPALGALGLKWHALPVISDMALEIGGLDFACAPFNGWYLETEIAARNLADQDRYNQLPAVARALGLDTSRARTLWQDRALVELNVAALHSFDAAGVRLSDHHAATRQFVRFEEEEARAGRAVRGRWSWLVPPLSPATTPVWHRHYEDGDESPRFVRGQAAWVKLQRPERGCPFH comes from the coding sequence ATGCCTGCCTCCCCGCTGCTGGAGCAAGCCGAGGACTTTTTGAGGCTGTACCACCGTGAGGTCGGGTATGCAGGTGGGCAGGACGGTCTGGAGGCCCGGCTGGAAACGGCGCGCAGCGAGCTGACGCGCACGGGCCATTACACCCTGACGCCCGGCGAACTCACCCACGGGGCGCGGGTGGCGTGGCGCAACAGTGCGCGCTGCGTGGGCCGGCTGCCATGGCGGGCGCTGGAGGTCCGCGACCTGCGGCACGCCACCCATCCGGACGAGGTCTTTGCTCAGTTGCTGGCCCACCTGCACGGGGCCTTCAACGGGGGCCGCATCCGGCCGGTGATCAGCGTCTTTGGCCCCGGCGTCCGCATCCACAACCCCCAGCTGATCCGCTATGCCGGGTACCCACGGCCGGACGGCGGGGTCGTCGGCGATCCGGAGAACGTGGCCCTCACGGACCATCTGCGGCGGCTGGGCTGGGGGGGCGGCCCCGGCAGCCCCTTCGACGTGCTGCCGCTTGCCATTGAGGCCGGGGGCGAGGTGCAGCTGTACGACCTGCCGGCCGAAGCCATTCACGAAGTGCCGCTCACCCACCCCGACTGCCCGGCCCTGGGGGCCCTGGGCCTGAAATGGCACGCCCTGCCGGTCATCAGCGACATGGCTCTGGAGATCGGTGGCCTGGATTTTGCGTGTGCGCCCTTCAACGGCTGGTATCTAGAGACCGAGATCGCCGCCCGCAACCTGGCCGATCAGGACCGCTACAACCAGCTGCCCGCCGTGGCCCGCGCCCTGGGGCTGGACACGTCACGTGCCCGGACCCTGTGGCAGGACCGGGCGCTGGTGGAGCTGAACGTGGCGGCGCTGCATTCCTTTGACGCGGCGGGCGTGCGCCTGAGCGACCACCACGCCGCGACCCGGCAGTTCGTGCGTTTTGAGGAGGAGGAGGCGCGCGCTGGACGGGCCGTGCGGGGCCGCTGGTCGTGGCTGGTGCCGCCCCTCTCACCCGCCACCACGCCGGTCTGGCACCGGCACTACGAGGACGGTGACGAATCGCCCCGCTTCGTGCGCGGGCAGGCCGCGTGGGTGAAATTGCAGAGACCAGAACGAGGCTGTCCCTTTCACTGA